In Candidatus Eisenbacteria bacterium, the sequence GAAGAATCGATCTCAGCGCAAGCATGATTCTGGATATCTCCCCGCCCGATGCTATTTTTGAAAGCGGCTTGAGCTCCTCTCCTGCATTCGGGCTCACAAGGAACTCCACCCTGTCCACTCCGCTGTCCCAGAGTCTGAGTTTCTTTCCATCAATCTCAATTCCGGATTCCTCATCTTCGATGTTCTCTATGAGAATCGAGAACCTGGTCGTCCGCATATCAAGAGTTGAAAGCTCATCCCTCATTCTTTCCTCAAGCTGGGATGCCGCCTTCACTCTTTTCTTCTTTAGATAACCCGAGAGTTTCGAAAGCTCATCCCGTATCGCTGCGATCTGCTTCTTGATTGCATCCCCTTCAGGGTCATCCCCTGAAATCATGGAGAGCTCGCTCTTCAGTTCCTCTGTTTTTTTCAGAAGTTCAGCCGTTGAGCATTTGTGCTTTGCCTTGAGGCGTGACAGGAGATGGAGTCTCCCCTCAAGTTCCTCAAGTCTTTCCGGATTGCTTTCTATGTTTTGGCGAAGCTTCGAGATCTCGCCGGCCGCATTCTGAACCAGGACCTCTGCCTCCTTGAGGGCGTTCTCTTGGTCCTTTATCCTCGGCATATAGGCGCCGAGCGAGTCCAGTTCCCTGAGGACTCTTGAAATCCTTCCAAGCACCGCATGCTCATCATCGTAAAGAAGGTCGTAGCCGAGTCCCAGCGATGAGGAGAGCTTTCCCGCATTCATGAGAAGCTTCCTCTCTTCCTCCAGAGACTCCTCTTCACCGGGTTTGACTCCGGCGGACTCCAGCTCGCCGAGTTGAAACGCAATGTAATCCCTCTTGTCCGCAAGCTCAGAAAGCCTCCGGATGTGCTCGCTTTCTTTGCCGATCAGCTCGCTCAGTGTTCTTCTCAGAGCGGGTATTGCAGACTGCTTTTCGCTTAGTTTGCCGAATTCATCAAGGTAGTAGATGTGATTCTCTTTTGAGATGAGAAACTGATGCTCGTGCTGGCCGTGAATATCAAGCAGAAGTCCGCCAATTCCCTTCAAACCTGAGACTGTTATCAGAGATCCGTTTGCAAAGGACCTTGACCTGCCGTCTGAGTATACCTGCCTTCTCAAGATCAGCTCATCCTGGGAGGGCTCAGACCCCATTGATTCCAGAAGTTCGTTTGCTCCGCTCAGATTGCTTGAAAAAACACCTTCAACGTTCAAATGCTGGCATCCGGACCTGACCATTTCGGGGGAAGCTCTCTCGCCGGCCAGAAGCGCAACTGCGCCGACAATCATAGATTTTCCCGCGCCGGTCTCGCCCGTGATTACGTTGAAACCGCGATCAAATCTGACGCTCAGTGAATCGGCTATCGCAAGATTCTCAACCCTAATTTCCTCGAGCATCTCTGGCAGGGACTCCTCCCCACTTGAATTTCTCGCGCAGCACGTCGTAGAAAGACACACCTCTTGCCGACACGAGATTGGCGCATACCCGTGCCTTGTGGAATCTAACAATGTGGTGGGGATGAAGGTCAAACGACTCATGACCATCAGCGATGAGTTTTGCCGTGGTGTCTCGGGGTGCAAGCTCAACTGTAAGCGTCTCTTCCCCCGGCACGACGAGAGGTCTTGCGGCAAGCGAATGAGCGCATATCGGCGTTGCCAGAAGCGCGCTCATGGTTGGCTTCATGATCGGACCGCCGGCGGACAGTGAGTATGCAGTTGAGCCCGTCGGAGTGGAAACAATCAATCCATCGGCCGTGAACTTGCCAAGAAGCCTCCCGGAAACGAGCAGTCTCATTCTCAAAGCTCGTGATGAGGCGGTTTTGCAAATCACAATGTCGTTCAGAGCTTCGTATGAGTGGATGCTTTTTCTGAAGTCCTCGACTCGGGCTTCGACCATCATTCTTCTTTCCACCTCATAATCGCCCTTCATTATTCTCTCGAGTGCCGGATAGAGGTCGCAGAGTTTTATGTCGGAGAGAAACCCAAGGCTGCCGAGATTTACGCCGAGAACAACTGCCCTGGTCCCCCTCACAGCTTTTGCCGCCCTGAGGATTGTTCCGTCTCCGCCGATTGCCAGGACTACCTGAGCCTCCTTCCTCAGCACTGATTCATCGCTGGAAAGGTCGGGTCTTTTCAAGAATGTCCCAAGGCTCTTCTCAAGAAAGACGTGTACCCCTCTCGTCTCAAGCCACTTGATTGCGTCAAGCGCAACCTTCCTGGAATTTGTTCTTCTCGTATTAACTACGAGCGCGACTCTGGATGGTTTTTTCGGTTTCAAACTTTGCCCCCGTCCATTTCAATGCGGTCTGCGCGATACCTTCTGCGGTAAGGCCGAGCTTCTGAAGGAGGAGCGCCCTCGGGCCGTGTTCGATGAAGGTGTCGGGTATTCCGAGTCTCTTCACGGCCACATGAGAAAGTCCCCTCTTCTCAAGACACTCCAGGACTGCAGAACCGAACCCGCCGTTCAGAGCGCCCTCTTCAACGGTCAGAATCACCTTCGTCCTCTGGGCCAGCCCGGATATCATTTCCTCATCAAGAGGTTTCAGGAATCTTGCGTTTAGAACTCCAGCCGATATTCCTTTTTTCTCAAGAATCTCTGCGGCGAGAATCGAAGGATGAACCATCGATCCGATTGCCAGAATGTAGAGATCATCGCCGTTCTTCTCAATTACGGCCTTTCCAAGCTCCAGCTCCTTCATCTCCCTGCGGGTCCCGGCCCCGGAGATGCTGGACCTCGGAAACCTGATCGCCACCGGGCCGTCTTGAATCTTCACGGCTGTAAAGAGCATATCCCTGAGCTCATTCTCATCCTTCGGAGCAAGAATCCTCATCCCCGGAATAACCCGGAGATAGACCATGTCGAAAGGGCCATGATGCGTAGGACCGTCCTGGCCAACTATCCCAGCCCTGTCAATTGCAAAGACAATCTTGAGCTTCTGAAGTGAAACGTCATGAATAATCTGGTCATACGCCCTCTGCAGAAACGTGGAATATATTGCGACGATTGGTCTCATCCCATTGGCCGCGAGCCCCGCTGAGAAAGTGACTGCATGTTCCTCGGCTATCCCCACATCGAAGAACCTGTCAGGATAGAGCTCCGCGAATTCTCTGAAGCCCGCGTTGTCGGTCATGGCTGCAGTGACAGCCACAAGTCTCTTGTCAATCCCGCCGAGCTCGCACGCGGTCCGGCCAAATACATCCGTGTAAGTTTCCTTTGAGGTTTCCTCTGATTCGCCCGTTGTCTTGTCAAACGGGGTTACACCGTGGTAGAGCGTCGCATCATCTTCGGCGAATTTGTACCCCTTCCCTTTCTTCGTGATCATGTGGAGAACAATCGGCCCTTTCACCTCTCTCAGCTGCCTCAGGATTGGTATCAGCTCGTGCAGATTGTGCCCTTCAAGCGGGCCGTAGTACTTGAATCCCAGCTCCTCGAATATTATGTTCGGTACGACAATACTCCTCACTCCTTCTTTGAACCTGCGGCCAAAGTACCTTGCCTTGCTTCCGATGGCCGGGATTCTTCCCAGGGCTTCCCAGATTCGCGCCTCTATTCTCCTGTAGGCCCTCGTCGAGATCACCCTTGTGAAGTATCTGGCCATTGCTCCGACATTCGGGGAGATCGACATCCCGTTGTCGTTTATGATTACTATCAGGTTTGTCTTGAGGTCTCCCGCCTGGTTCAGGCCTTCGTAGGCCAGCCCGCCAGTGAGCCCGCCGTCCCCGACAACAGCAACGACATAGTAAGACTCGCCGGCCAAATCTCTTGCGCATGCCAATCCCAGCGCGGCGGAAACGGACGTGCTCGCGTGCCCGGTTCCGAACGCATCGTGGACGCTTTCTTCTCTCTTTGGAAATCCGGATATCCCTCCAAACTGTCTTAAGCTCGGGAATACATCTTTCCTGCCGGTGAGAATCTTGTGACAATAGCTCTGATGCCCCACATCCCAGACTATTTTGTCTCTTGGTGAGTCAAAGACATAGTGGACTGCAATACCGATTTCAACCGCGCCCAGGCTTGCTGCGAGATGACCTCCGGTTTTTGAGACAACACCGATGATGCTCTCTCTTATCTCATTCGCAAGCAGAGGAAGCTCATTGATGGAGAGTTTCTTCAGATCCTCCGGGGAATTGATTTTGTCCAGCAGTTTAGCCATTTTTTGTTGAACGACCAGGTAGTTCAGTACCAGATAAAGGCGAAGAGAACACCGGTAACGGCGCCGACAAGCACCTCAAACGGAGTGTGACCGAGAAGCTCGAGGAGCCTCTCTTCGCCGACCTTGTGCTTCGAGTAGTGATCATCCAGAATCCTGTTGAGAACTTCAGCCTGCCTCCCTGCCGCGCGCCTCAGACCTGCCGCGTCATACATGATTATCAGGCTGAAAAAGAGAGTAACACCAAAAAGTGCACTGGAGAAACCTTCCTTTAGCCCCACCGCCATGGAAAGCGAGGAAACTGAAGCAGCATGCGAGCTTGGCATTCCGCCCGTACGTACAAATCTCCTGAAGTCGAGCTTCCCATGCCTGGCAAACGCTGCAAATCCCTTGAGCAATTGAATCAACAGGCTGCATGAAATGGCAATGAGAAACGGCTTCTCGCTCATGAAAACGTTGAACGGCATCTAGTTCCCCCTGCTTGCTACGAACTCAGCCATTTCCTCGAAATGACCGCGAAACTTTCCAAAGTGCTTTGCGTCTTTCTTTGCCTCGTCAGTGAGCCGTCTCACCGCTTCGCACGATCTCCCAATGCCGATGACCGAAGGATACGTGGGTTTCTTTCTCTCCAAGTCATTTTGAACTGCCTTCCCGAGCTTCTCGGGAGTTGACTGAAGGTTGAGAATGTCGTCGGTAATCTGGAATGCCAGGCCGATCCTCTCTCCGTATCCGGAGAGCCGGGCAAGCATTCTCTCTGACGCTCCAGCCAGGATTCCTCCCATTCTCAGAGATGCCCTGATGAGAGCGCCGGTCTTCTGTTCGTGAATGCGTCGCACCCGCGGAAGGCTTACCTTCTTCCCTTCATGCAGCAGGTCAGCGGCCTGACCTCCCATCATTTCGTGCGCCCCCGTTGCCCCGGCAAGTTCGGCAATGAGTCTTACCGCCGTTTCAGAACTGATGGCTCTGCTATTACTGATTGATGCAAGATTTTCAAAGGCAAGCGCAAGCAGTGCATCTCCTGCCAGGACGGCAATACCCTCTCCGAACGCCTTGTGACATGTCGGCTTGCCCCGCCTCATGTCATCGTCATCCATGGACGGAAGGTCATCGTGTATGAGTGAGAAGGTGTGCACGAGCTCAATCGAGCATGCCACCCTGAATACCGTGTTTCCCTTCCCGCCGCATGCCCTGTGCGCAAGGACAAGAAGAAGCGGCCTAAGCCTCTTTCCTCCCGACATCACACTATATCTCATTGCGCGCCCAATTGCCAAAGGACTCTGGGGTGAAGACGGGAGGACATTCAGAAGCTCTCTTTCTATGGGGCTCTTGGTTTTTTCGATGAAATCATGGAGAATCGGAAATCTATTCTTCTCCACTTTCTTCCTTCTTTTCCAGAGGTTCCAGCTCAAAGCCGCCGTCTTCTCTTGCCATGAGTTTTTGGAGCTTCTTCTCGACGGTGTCCAGTTTCCTAAGACAGAACTTGACGAGCTCCATCCCCTCTCCGAACCCGGAGATGGAATCCTCAAGACTCATCTCGCCCCTCTCGAGCTCCTTCACTATCTCCTCAAGTCTCTTGAGGGCAGATTCAAATGACTGCTTCTCAACGTCCGGAGTCTTTTCTTTTTCCTTCACCTTTCCTCCTGGGATTGTGATGTCTGAAGCACACTGCAGTTTGCCAGGCCGTCAAGAAACTCGAGCTCGAGTTTCTGTCCGGACGTAATGGCCTTCACTCTTTTAACTATCTCGCGGGCCGGGTATCCCCGCACAACGCAGTATCCTCTTCTCAGCACCTCCCTGGGGCTAAGAGCCGTGAGTCTGTGAACCAGGCTTTCAGTCCTCTTCTTTTTCTCATCGAGAAAATGCCCGGCCATGAGCCGAAGTGAGTGGGAAAGCTCATCTACCCTCCTCGCCCTCTGTTCGAGAATATCAACCGGCCGCATGAGACCGTAGCTCTTTCTCAATCTTTCAAGTCTTATCTTGAGGTTCGAAATCAGCGACAGAAGGTCCTTCTTCAACCTGGACTCGAGATCAGATATATGCTCCAACACTTCAAGCTTGTCTTTCACAGCCATCTTTGCCGCCGCAGATGGTGTCGGCGCCCTCATGTCTGCAACAAAATCGGCAATTGTGAAATCTATTTCGTGTCCCACGGCAGAGATCACCGGGATGTGTGAAGAGAAAATACTCCTTGCAACAACCTCTTCATTGAAAGCCCAGAGATCTTCCGGCGGGCCGCCTCCTCTTCCTACGATCAGGACATCAACTTCTCCGAACCTGTTGAAGTTATCGATGGCTCTTGCGATTTCATCCGCGGCCCCTTCGCCCTGAACTCTCACCGGCGCCAGAATCATCTCTATCCCAGGCCATCTTTCGCCAAGTATTCTTTCTATGTCTCGTATTGCGGCGCCGCTTGACGAAGTGACTATGCCAATCCTTTCCGGAAATGGCGGAAGGGGTCTCTTTCGCGCCTCGTCAAAAAGGCCTTCTTTTGCGAGCTTCTTCTTCAATTCCTCAAGTCTAAGCTGAAGTATCCCGACCCCGAGTGGACTCAGCTCATCGCAAACAAGCTGGTACTGTCCCCCCTCTTCATAGACCGTGATCCTGCCTCTTGCTTCAACCTTTGCGCCTACCTTTGGCTCGAAGAGAAGCTTCCTGTTCGCCTGTCTGAACATTGCGCACTTGAGGAGCGCATGTTCGTCTCTGATAGAGAAATACATGTGCCCCGAGCCCGATCTTTGATCGCTCATCTGTGATATTTCACCCATTACCCACACTTCATGAAAGCTTGTCTCAAGAAGCAGCTTGATCGACCTCGTAATCTCCGTGACCGTGTAAACCTTTTTCTCGGGAAAAGTCGCCATCAGAATCCTCAGCTTCTCATGACCGAAAGCTCGAATTGTCTCTTTGCGGCTGTCACCGTATTCCTGAGCAGCATGGCCACCGTCAATGGTCCCACGCCTCCCGGGACAGGAGTGATTGCACGTACGATGCGGCTCACGCGCTCAAAGTCAACATCTCCAATGATACTCTGCTTGCCGTCTCTTTCAATCCTCGTGATTCCAACATCTATCACTACGGTCTTTGCGCTCACCATATCTTCCGTCACCGTGCCCGGCTTCCCGGCACACGAAACCAGGATATCGGCTTCTCTTGTGTGCTGCTTCAGGTTCTTTGTGCCCGTGTGGCACAGGGTCACAGTTGCATTCAATCCGGGTTTCTTCTGGGAAAGAAGAATGGAAAGAGGTCTTCCGACCAGATTGCTTCTTCCCAGAATCACGACATTTGCGCCGTCAAGACTGATGTTGTTTCTCTTTATGAGCTCCAGGATGCCAAGCGGCGTGCAAGGAACAAATCCGTCTTCTCCGCGGGCGAGAAGGCCTATGTTCAGAGGATGAAGCCCATCTACATCCTTTGAAGGATCAAGATGCCTGATGACCTGTCCCTCATCAATGCCAGTCGGTAGGGGAAGCTGCACTATTACCGCATGAATGTTCCGGTCGCGGGAGATGACGCTGAGCTCTTCTGAGAGAACTGAAAGATCGGTTCCCTCGGGGAATTGGCGGTGAGTGAACTCTATTCCGGCGTCGCGGCATGCTTTTTTCTTCTGCCCGACATAGACCTCGGAGCCGGGGTCTTTCCCGACTGAAACCACGACCAGCCTGGGAACCTGTGCCTTCGCACTTAAGAGCGCGGCCTCTTTTCTTACTTCGTTCCTGATCTCTTCTGCTAGCTTTCTTCCCTCCAGCAGAATTGCGCTCACTGGCCGGCCCTTCCCTGTGTCCCCGGTCTCATCTTTCGGATAGCGACAAATGCCGATTGCGGGCGATGCTCAAAACGACTCTCAATGCAGGTCTAGTATTCATCATCGAGCTTTATCTCGATTCTTTCAATTGCGGTTGATTTTCCCGAAACTCCGTCAACGGAAATGAAGACAGCATTCAATCTCAGATCATCCGTGGCGGGTTCAAATCTTTCCGGAAGCTGTGTCAGGAAGCGGCGGATTGCCATTTCTTTCTTGACCCCGATGACCGAATCAAATGGCCCCGTCATGCCGGCATCGGTGATGTACGCAGTTCCGTTGGGCAGTATTCTTTCGTCCGCCGTCTGCACATGGGTATGAGTGCCGATGACTGCGCTGACCTTTCCGTCCAGGAACCAGCCCAACGCGGTTTTCTCCGAAGTCGCCTCGCCGTGGAAATCAATGACTATTGTTTGCGTCTTGTCTCTGAAGAATTCAAGAGTGGAAAGAGCGACCCTGAAGGGACAGTCAACCTCTCTTATGAACGTTCTGCCGAGAAGATTCATGACGCCAACTGGCTTCTTGTTTCGCGCAGTGAAAACACCTGCCCCCGGGCCGGGCACGCCGGGCGGATAGTTTGCAGGCCTGATCACTCTCTGATCATTTCCCAAAAGCTGGAAGACTTCTTTCTTGTCCCAAAGGTGGTTCCCACCAGTTATGACATCCACTCCGGATTGAAAGAAGAGCGATGCAATCTCAGGCGTGAGGCCTTTTCCGGCAGCGGCATTTTCGCCGTTGGCTATGCAGAAATCGACACCGTTCTTCGCTATGAACGTAGGAAGAATTGCGGAGAGGACGTTTCTACCCGGTTTTCCAAACACATCAGCAACGAAAAGGATTTTCGTCACCGAGCGTACTCCACTGCTCTCATCTCCCTTATCACAACGACTTTTATCTGACCCGGGTACTCAAGCTCCCTTTCAACCTTGCGGGCAATGTCTGCAGCAAGAAGCGTCGCCTTCGAATCGTCAACCTCCTTGTGCTCGACCATTATCCTTATCTCCCGCCCTGCCTGTATAGCATAGGCCTTCTCCACGCCCGGGAAAGAGTCAGCTATTCTTTCGAGCTTCTCGAGCCGTTTGACGTAAGTCTCAAGTGTCTCTCTTCTCGCCCCTGGTCTTGCCCCTGAAACAGCATCTGCCGCCGAGACAAGGACACTGAGAAGACTGTTAGTCGTGGCAGACCGGTCGTTGTGATGCTCTCCGACGGCGGCAAGTACCTCCTTGTCTTCACCGTACTTTGCCAGGTAGTCCATCCCAATCTGTGCGTGCGGTCCTTCGAATTCGTGAGTCATGCCTTTTCCAATGTCGTGCAGAAGCCCTGCTCTCTTGGCGAGGTCGATGTCCATCGAAAGCTCGGCAGCCATCATGCCGGCGAGATAGGCAACTTCCTTTGAATGCTCCAGCACGTTTTGACCATAGCTCGTTCTGTACCTGAGCTTTCCGAGAAGCTTTATTACTTCGGGATGAAGACCATGAATTCCGACATCGAGACTGGTTTGCTCGCCTATCTCTCTTATCTGATCCTCGATCTCCTTCCATGCCTTGTCCACGATTTCCTCTATTCTGCTGGGATGAATCCGCCCGTCGGCAATCAACCTCTCAAGCGATATTTTTGCGACCTCGCGTCTGACCGGGTCAAACCCCGAAAGAATAACCGCCTCAGGCGTATCATCAATTATCACGTCAACCCCGGTAGCAGTCTCAAATGCGCGGATGTTCCGTCCCTCCCTGCCGATGATCCTTCCCTTCATCTCTTCATTCGGAAGCGAGACAACCGAGACAGTCGTCTCGGCTACGTGTTCGGACGCGCACCGCTGGATGGCAAGGGTGATTACCTTCTTTGCTTCTTTCTCGGCTGTCCGGAGGGCGCTCTCCTTTATCTCGGCTATGAGCTTTGCGGCCTCATGCCGGGCCTCGCTCTCGAGGTTCTGCATAAGGAGCTCCTTCGCTTCCTGGGAGCTCATCCCCGCAATCTTCTCAAGCCTCGTGTTCTGTTCCTGGATAAGCACATTCAGGTCGTGCGCTCTCTCTTCGAGTACCTTGTCCTTGTTGGTAAGGTCCCTTTCAAGCCTCCTCAAATCCCTTTCCTTCTTGTCAAGCAGGTCAACCTTTCTGTTTAGATTGACCTCCCTTTCCTGGTTCTTCCTATCCCTTCCCTGGAGCTCGAGTCTGACACCCTGAGTCTCTTTTTCAAATTCTGCTCTTGCCTTGTACCATTCATCCTTGGCCTCGAGAATTGCGCTTTTCTTCTGAGTCTCGGCCTCCTTCTGCGCTTCTCTGAGAATCTTCTCGGCCAGTTGTTCGGCATTAACAACCTTGCTTTCGCCCAGTTTCCTGCTTGTGTACCAGCCGACAAAAAACATTGCGATCGCAATTCCAACGCCGGCGAGTGTGTAAAGTACTATCGCTAGATCCATCTTCTCCTCCTCACCTCTAGACCGGAATCTAACCGGTCTAATCTATTAAAAAAATTCCCTACCTTAATGCCGTGTGGCCGAGACTTTTGAACCTGAAAGTTTCAGGTGGGCGTCTTCCTGAGCGGTTCGTGCCTCCCGCTTGCGCGGGATTCCACTACGCGCTCAATGGTTGACTCCCGTAGAAAAGATGTTGACTCAAAAATGTCTAGACCATCACCAACACGGTAGGGAATCTTTACCTAGTATCGGCGGATTCCTCAGATTGTTTGCCGGAATTTCCTCCTTGTAATGGGCCAGCTCTGTTTGAAACCTTCTCCAGAGTTGAGACTAGCTTCTCGGTCATCTCCCCGACTTGAAACAGTTCTCCCGCTATATTCATCGAGGCCAGGACTGCCACCTTGTGCAGAGGGAATGTGCGGTATTTTTCCGCGCTTTCCTTCATCTTCTTATCCACATATTCTGCAATCCTTGCAACGTAGTCAGGGTCACCTTCGCCCTTCAATGGGTATTCTTCACCGAAAATGCTGACCTTGAAGCTCGCTTTCTCAGTGGCCATTACCTTCGACTCAATCTTTGGATTTTCAAGTTTCCCTACCGCTGATTATCTTTCCCGTGCTCAAACAACAGTGTTCAGCTTCTTAAGAATCTCTTCCAATCTTCTCAACAAGGCCTTACGCTCGGCAAGAAGCGTATTCGTCACCTTGCTCATCTTTTGAAAATCACTGCTCGTAATACCGGAGCCCTCCTTGCTTGTCTTTTTCCTGCTCCTTAAGTCTACTTGAAGCTGCTTTACGCTTTCCGTGAGTCTTCTGTTATCCTGAACAAGTTTCTCTGCTAAATCAATCGCTCTTACTACCCTCTCATCGAGCTTTTCAACTTCTATCGACATCGCGCTTCTGCTTTCGCCTTCAATCAGGAATGAGCAGCCCTAAGCACTGCTCCCTTCCTATCCCTCAGCTCTTTTACGATCCTCTCAACTTCAGAGTTCGCATCCTCATCTGAAAGAGTTCTTTCATTTGACCTGAAAAAAAGTGAATATGCAAGACTTTTCTTTCCCTTCGGTATCTCCTTTCCTTCGTATACGTCAAAAAGCTTGAGTTCTTTCAGGTAATTTCCCCCGCTTAGGCGTATCGTCTCTCTCAGTTCCGCCTCCGCAATGCCGGTTTCCACAATGATCGAAATGTCTCTCTTGATCCCGGGGAACCTGGGCGGTTCAAAGTACTCCCTGATCCCCCTTGAAAGGCCCATCAATTGGTCAACATCGAGCTCCCCGACGTAAACACCCGGAACCGAATCGACAACCTGCGGCTCAACCTCTCCCAGGAATCCCAATTCAGCCCCAGCCGCCGAGAATCCGCATGAAGAACCTTTTCTAAATCCTTTCTTATCATAACAGAACGTATGCGGAGTGTCAACTCTCAACTCCGACAGAAGCACGCCAACTATCCCCTTTGCGTCGAAGATGTCAACTTTTCCGCCGGTAGGATCCCACCTGTCCGGCACTCTCTCGCCGGTGATGCCGAATGTGAGCACAAACTTCTCCTCGGGCGGTGCTCCGCGCTTCTTCGTGAACAATTTCCCAAGCTCGAAAACCCTGATGGATTGGCCGCCCCTTCTCAGATTCCTCACGATGGTCTGAGTTACTCCACACATGAGAGTAGGTCTCAGGTACGCGGAGCTTGAGCTCAGCGGATTGAGGACCTTGACCAGATCATCTTTCTCGAATCCGAACAGAGTGGGGCTCTCCTCATCGATGAGGCAGTTTGTCAATATCTCTGCGAAGCCAAGCCCGACCATGAACTCCCTCAGTCTGTTGTTGAACTCGTCGGTGCTGTTCTTTCTGCCGGGGAGACCGCTCAAGTTCCCCAGAGTTGAGGGAAGTTTGCCGTATCCATAAGAGCGGGCCACTTCCTCGATGAGGTCGGCTTCTTCGTTTATGTCGTACCTGAAGCTTGGAACAGATGTTTTGATTCTCTTCCCGTCAATCGCAGGCGAAAATCCAAGCGAATCGAGAATCGACAGGGTCTCACGGACTTCCGGAGACGTTCCCAACATTGAGTCAAGCCTGCCCATATCAAGAAAAACCGTCTTACTTTCGTGGGGCTTATCACCGACGATTGAAATCGCATCGAGCGGAGTGCCTGCTCCAAGCTCTCCGAGCAGACCTCTCACAAGAAGGAGCGCAGGCACTACACCTTCCTGGTCAACGCCTCTTGAGAATCTCATGGATGCTTCAGATGAGAGCGCGAGGAGCTTCGAGCCCTTTCCCACTCTCCTTCTCTCGAAGAAAGCGCTTTCCAAGAGAATCTTCTTTGTGGAAGCTGTGACTTCGGATTCTTCACCGCCCATTATCCCGGCTATCGCGACCGGCTTCTCCGAATCAGCAATCACAAGGACGTCTTCGAACAGATTTCTTTCAACGCCATCAAGTGTCTTTATCTTTTCACCCTTTTTTGCTCTTCTCACAATGATCCCGCCGCTGAGCTTCTCCAGATCGAAAGCGTGGATCGGCTGTCCTCTCTCAAGAAGACAGTAGTTCGTCACATCGACAACACTGTTGATTGGCCTCATTCCGGAGAGCTCAAGTCTTCTCTGCATCCAGAAAGGAGACGGTGTCACCTTGATATTTTCCACAATTGCCGCGGCATATCTGGGGCAGCCTTCGGTGTCCTCGACACGAATCGGGAAGTCGAGCTTCGGAAGGGATGCTTTCCGCTCATCTTTCTTCTTCCACTTCGCAAATCCGGAGGCAACAACTTCCCTGGCAATGCCAAGGACGCAGAGACAGTCGGCCCTGTCGTGCGGGATATCAACTTCAAGAACAGTATCGTCGAGCCCCAGCGCTTCTCCCAGAGGAGTCCCTTTCTCGAGCTCAGACGGCAGCTCGAGAATGCCCTCGCCATCGCTTGAGATTTCG encodes:
- the recN gene encoding DNA repair protein RecN, with the translated sequence MLEEIRVENLAIADSLSVRFDRGFNVITGETGAGKSMIVGAVALLAGERASPEMVRSGCQHLNVEGVFSSNLSGANELLESMGSEPSQDELILRRQVYSDGRSRSFANGSLITVSGLKGIGGLLLDIHGQHEHQFLISKENHIYYLDEFGKLSEKQSAIPALRRTLSELIGKESEHIRRLSELADKRDYIAFQLGELESAGVKPGEEESLEEERKLLMNAGKLSSSLGLGYDLLYDDEHAVLGRISRVLRELDSLGAYMPRIKDQENALKEAEVLVQNAAGEISKLRQNIESNPERLEELEGRLHLLSRLKAKHKCSTAELLKKTEELKSELSMISGDDPEGDAIKKQIAAIRDELSKLSGYLKKKRVKAASQLEERMRDELSTLDMRTTRFSILIENIEDEESGIEIDGKKLRLWDSGVDRVEFLVSPNAGEELKPLSKIASGGEISRIMLALRSILRRDNEVETVIFDEIDSGIGGKAARTVGEKLRKLGEKMQVICITHLPIIASQATAHYLVEKKSDGKRTGIHVEKLSGEKRVGELARMLAGDRATGTTLKQAKELLAAQKG
- a CDS encoding NAD(+)/NADH kinase gives rise to the protein MKPKKPSRVALVVNTRRTNSRKVALDAIKWLETRGVHVFLEKSLGTFLKRPDLSSDESVLRKEAQVVLAIGGDGTILRAAKAVRGTRAVVLGVNLGSLGFLSDIKLCDLYPALERIMKGDYEVERRMMVEARVEDFRKSIHSYEALNDIVICKTASSRALRMRLLVSGRLLGKFTADGLIVSTPTGSTAYSLSAGGPIMKPTMSALLATPICAHSLAARPLVVPGEETLTVELAPRDTTAKLIADGHESFDLHPHHIVRFHKARVCANLVSARGVSFYDVLREKFKWGGVPARDARGN
- the dxs gene encoding 1-deoxy-D-xylulose-5-phosphate synthase, whose amino-acid sequence is MAKLLDKINSPEDLKKLSINELPLLANEIRESIIGVVSKTGGHLAASLGAVEIGIAVHYVFDSPRDKIVWDVGHQSYCHKILTGRKDVFPSLRQFGGISGFPKREESVHDAFGTGHASTSVSAALGLACARDLAGESYYVVAVVGDGGLTGGLAYEGLNQAGDLKTNLIVIINDNGMSISPNVGAMARYFTRVISTRAYRRIEARIWEALGRIPAIGSKARYFGRRFKEGVRSIVVPNIIFEELGFKYYGPLEGHNLHELIPILRQLREVKGPIVLHMITKKGKGYKFAEDDATLYHGVTPFDKTTGESEETSKETYTDVFGRTACELGGIDKRLVAVTAAMTDNAGFREFAELYPDRFFDVGIAEEHAVTFSAGLAANGMRPIVAIYSTFLQRAYDQIIHDVSLQKLKIVFAIDRAGIVGQDGPTHHGPFDMVYLRVIPGMRILAPKDENELRDMLFTAVKIQDGPVAIRFPRSSISGAGTRREMKELELGKAVIEKNGDDLYILAIGSMVHPSILAAEILEKKGISAGVLNARFLKPLDEEMISGLAQRTKVILTVEEGALNGGFGSAVLECLEKRGLSHVAVKRLGIPDTFIEHGPRALLLQKLGLTAEGIAQTALKWTGAKFETEKTIQSRARS
- a CDS encoding divergent PAP2 family protein; its protein translation is MPFNVFMSEKPFLIAISCSLLIQLLKGFAAFARHGKLDFRRFVRTGGMPSSHAASVSSLSMAVGLKEGFSSALFGVTLFFSLIIMYDAAGLRRAAGRQAEVLNRILDDHYSKHKVGEERLLELLGHTPFEVLVGAVTGVLFAFIWY
- a CDS encoding polyprenyl synthetase family protein, whose amino-acid sequence is MEKNRFPILHDFIEKTKSPIERELLNVLPSSPQSPLAIGRAMRYSVMSGGKRLRPLLLVLAHRACGGKGNTVFRVACSIELVHTFSLIHDDLPSMDDDDMRRGKPTCHKAFGEGIAVLAGDALLALAFENLASISNSRAISSETAVRLIAELAGATGAHEMMGGQAADLLHEGKKVSLPRVRRIHEQKTGALIRASLRMGGILAGASERMLARLSGYGERIGLAFQITDDILNLQSTPEKLGKAVQNDLERKKPTYPSVIGIGRSCEAVRRLTDEAKKDAKHFGKFRGHFEEMAEFVASRGN
- the xseB gene encoding exodeoxyribonuclease VII small subunit, whose translation is MKEKEKTPDVEKQSFESALKRLEEIVKELERGEMSLEDSISGFGEGMELVKFCLRKLDTVEKKLQKLMAREDGGFELEPLEKKEESGEE